A region from the Natronoarchaeum mannanilyticum genome encodes:
- a CDS encoding glutaredoxin, whose product MSVTLYQLDGCPFCEKVADRLDEVGVDYETIWVDAMHSDRNEVKRVSGQRGVPVLVDEDRGVTMSESDNIVEFVDRTYAAEA is encoded by the coding sequence ATGAGCGTCACGCTGTACCAGCTCGACGGCTGTCCGTTCTGCGAGAAAGTCGCCGACCGCCTCGACGAGGTCGGCGTCGACTACGAGACGATCTGGGTCGACGCGATGCACTCCGACCGCAACGAGGTAAAGCGCGTGTCGGGCCAGCGGGGCGTCCCGGTGCTGGTCGACGAGGACCGTGGCGTCACGATGTCCGAGTCCGACAACATCGTCGAGTTCGTCGACCGGACGTACGCCGCCGAGGCGTAG